TCCAACATGCGTCTATTAGCGTACGGCTTTGGCGATGGCGGAGGAGGTCCACAGTTTGAAATGATTGAAATGGCTCGGAGATCTGCGGATTTGGAAGGATGTCCGAAGGTGGAGACCATGTTTGTAGGCGATTTTATGCAAAGGCTGGAGAAGACGCTTACAAACCCTTCCGTCTATGCGGGTGAACTATATCTGGAGCTTCACAGGGGAACGCTTACGAACCAGCATACAATTAAACGGAATAACCGATTGTCAGAAATACGTTTGCACGATTTGGAATACCTCACGGTCCGCGATGCAGTCAGTAATGATTCTATTTGCAGGGATACCCATATCAAGCCACTTGTCGAAACGCTGCTTGTCAATCAGTTTCATGACATATTGCCTGGTACGTCCATTCCCGCAGTCCATGACAGAAGTATTGCGGAAACAACGCACATCATTCAAAGAGCCGATGAATTAATCAGGCAAGCTGTGCCGGTAAGCGATGCGCAGAACAAAATTTCAATCATAAACACCTTATCTTTCGACCGCAGCGATGTTATTTACCTGGATTATGTTGAAGGGTATGTGGTAGAAGGAGCATATAATCAGCAACTTGTAACGGATATTTCGGGCCATAGAATGTTGGCTGTTTCAGGCGTAACAGTGGAAGCGTTGTCCTCTGCGGTGCTTGAACGAATTGAAGGCTATCCAGGACAAGGCTCTTGCTTTACTTTTGACGGTAAGGTGCTTGATACGCCATTTTTCAAAGTGGTTCTAGATGATCGAAGGTATATCAAGTCATTTATCGATAAAAGCCTGAACAGAGAATTAAGAGGTGAAGGTTATGCCCTGAATACCTTGCTCATAGCTGAGGATGTACCTACAGCGTGGGACAGCTGGGACATCGATGCCGATATTGAGTTGAAATTCAAGAACAGCGCTGTTCTACTGGCAAGCGAAATCGTATCGGATGGTTTAGTAGAATTTAGAATTCGCAATACCTATAAGCTGACCGAGAAATCAAGCTTGGTTCAGGACCTGATTTTTTATAGCGACAGCAAGTTGGTCAAATTCGAAACGCTCATGAATTGGCAAGATGATCACAGATTGCTGAAGACCGTATTTGATACGAATGTTTTTGCGGATTTTGCGAGACAGGAGCTTCAATTCGGGTACATCAAGCGTCCGACGACCCGAAATACGGATATGGAGAAGGCGAAGTTTGAGGTTTGCAATCATAAATATACCGATCTTTCAGAAAACAAGTACGGTGTCAGTCTGTTGAACGACTGTAAATACGGAATTTCCGTCCATCATTCACAGCTTGCTCTCACCTTGCATAAAGGCGGATGCCGACCGGATTTCAGGGGAGACAAGGGTGAGCATATGTGCTCTTATGCTTTTTTGCCGCATCATAGCGGATTTGATGCCGACTCTGTAATCAAGCCTGCCTATGTGTTTAATTATAAGCCGCTTATTATTCCAGGTGAGTGCAGCTTCACAAAATTTATCAGCGTAAGTGCACCCAATATCATCGTTGAAGCGATCAAGCCTTGTGAAGATAACGAAAAAGCTTATGTGATTAGACTGTATGAAGCAGAAGGCACCTATACGAATTCAACGCTGGTGTTTGATAGAAATGCAAAATTGGTTACAGTGACCAACATGCTGGAAGAGGATATCCAGAAATTGGAGTGTATAAACAATGTTGAGCTAAGCTTTAAGCCGTTCGAGATTAAAACAATCAGAATTAGTTATTAAATCCTTTGGGTTAACTGCGTGATCAATGTGCCGAAATTTTATTCGGCACATTGATTTTCACTCGCTGCTTGCCGAGAATGAAGGAGCTATATTAATTAATCAATTATTGTAAAGAATAATCATGTCTTTTATTTTGTGAAAGCGCTACAATATATGAAAGGATTTTGATACAGGCAAGGGGAACACACCTATGAAAAAACTCAGATGGCTTACGGCATCACTTTCTTTTGTCATGGCTGGTGTAACTATCGTTTCGGGTTGTTCTTCATCCAGCGATGGTAAGGAGCAAGCCTCACAGTCAATAAAAGATAACACAGTCCATATATTTACAACAAGAATCCAACCGGATCCCAAATCTGAAGTTATGAAACAGATTAATGAAATGCTGGGCCTCCAATTTAACGTAACCGCTGTTCCCGACGCAGATTATGATACTAAGTTAAACCAGTTTATTGCATCCGGTCAGATGCCAGATGTTTATGGTGGCTATACATTCAGCAGTGATGCTCTATTTGACTCAGCGGCAGACTTGACCGAGGAAGAAATTAAGCAATTTGCCCCCCATATCTATGCGTCGTTTGTCAGCAGAGCGGGCGATCAAAAAGATCATATTCTCCAAACATGGTCAAAAGGCGGTAAACTTAAAGGGTTTAGTAATGGCAACCTGAACAACTCCCTGCCTTATGGCGTTGTCATTCGTTCGGATATATTGGCGGAGCTTGGAGTTAATATGCCAAGGACGATCGCGGATTGGGATCAACTGTTGAAAAAGTATAAAGTAAAGTACCCGAACAAGTACCCGATCACCGTTCAAAATGGCGGAGAAAGCCAAGCGATGTATTACTTTCTGTCTGCTT
Above is a genomic segment from Paenibacillus sp. HWE-109 containing:
- a CDS encoding alpha-mannosidase, which gives rise to MLNEKQTERMLGKLKRFENTIEPFIFTRVDTLDVGIFKTKERFHRIPESHLFIKAEAGEMWGGEENYCWFKGKYEVKQDLNNQTLFLKPHVGGHESLLWVNGSPFGTFTFTASPSHGNHYCDLLKSNVQSGEIIEIALESYAGHFSIASQPLAPTPHSDFMHRYESLDICVKNEKIADFYFDLKTFNQMASVLDKNSFVRANIIKTLTQIHEILYYSPDNIEKETFDEAVERASKVIKTLYEYKNTSLAPIAAVIGHSHMDTAWRWTIEETIKKCTRTFSNQLSLMQQYPEYKFVQSSAYHGKMIKDHYPDLFEKIKDAVKAGRYEPNGAVWIESDCNLVGGEMLLRQFLWGQRFTREHFGYTSNCFWLPDTFGYSPSIPQIMKGCGVDYFLTTKMAWNDTNKFPYDTFYWQGLDGTRVLTHLNKTHLWPDPETCIDSVMDGYRSKDTITDKSVSNMRLLAYGFGDGGGGPQFEMIEMARRSADLEGCPKVETMFVGDFMQRLEKTLTNPSVYAGELYLELHRGTLTNQHTIKRNNRLSEIRLHDLEYLTVRDAVSNDSICRDTHIKPLVETLLVNQFHDILPGTSIPAVHDRSIAETTHIIQRADELIRQAVPVSDAQNKISIINTLSFDRSDVIYLDYVEGYVVEGAYNQQLVTDISGHRMLAVSGVTVEALSSAVLERIEGYPGQGSCFTFDGKVLDTPFFKVVLDDRRYIKSFIDKSLNRELRGEGYALNTLLIAEDVPTAWDSWDIDADIELKFKNSAVLLASEIVSDGLVEFRIRNTYKLTEKSSLVQDLIFYSDSKLVKFETLMNWQDDHRLLKTVFDTNVFADFARQELQFGYIKRPTTRNTDMEKAKFEVCNHKYTDLSENKYGVSLLNDCKYGISVHHSQLALTLHKGGCRPDFRGDKGEHMCSYAFLPHHSGFDADSVIKPAYVFNYKPLIIPGECSFTKFISVSAPNIIVEAIKPCEDNEKAYVIRLYEAEGTYTNSTLVFDRNAKLVTVTNMLEEDIQKLECINNVELSFKPFEIKTIRISY